One Luteolibacter yonseiensis genomic window carries:
- a CDS encoding sigma-70 family RNA polymerase sigma factor, with translation MSTTPEHDPPFRESGVLAAEIEELRPALMAYVMSLLADRDACDDVVQETCLFLWNRREEFEPGTNFKAWAFKAAWFKVLTHRREAQRRKVVSFSEEALERISKAAEQFADDVDHRLAALRDCVSGLSSDNQRLLRLKYLDRISLTDHAKSRGLKPNQIQKSLSRIRIALRHCVETRLASSYE, from the coding sequence ATGAGCACCACACCCGAGCACGACCCCCCCTTCCGGGAGAGCGGCGTTCTCGCGGCGGAAATCGAGGAGTTGCGCCCGGCCCTGATGGCATACGTCATGTCACTTCTGGCGGACCGGGACGCGTGTGACGATGTGGTGCAGGAAACCTGCCTGTTTCTCTGGAACCGCCGTGAGGAATTCGAGCCGGGGACGAATTTCAAGGCGTGGGCCTTCAAGGCGGCGTGGTTCAAGGTGCTCACCCACCGGCGCGAGGCGCAGCGGCGGAAGGTCGTCAGTTTCTCAGAGGAAGCGCTGGAGCGTATCTCCAAGGCGGCCGAACAGTTTGCGGACGATGTGGATCACCGGCTCGCGGCGCTCCGCGACTGTGTGTCCGGCCTTTCTTCGGACAATCAACGGCTGCTGAGATTGAAATATCTCGACCGCATTTCCTTGACCGACCATGCGAAGAGCCGCGGCCTCAAGCCGAACCAGATTCAAAAAAGCCTGTCGCGGATACGGATCGCCCTCCGTCACTGCGTCGAAACCCGTCTTGCCTCCAGTTATGAATAG